The Burkholderia cepacia genomic interval CGCAATTATAGAGCAGTTGCGAAGGCTGTCAACAGGTTTTTTGCACCCGCTCAAAAACCTCGGCGCGCGCGTCGGACGACGTCGCGCGTTCGGCGAGCGTCACGTAGTCGCCCGACACCGTGCGCTCGACACGCGCGTCGACGCGGTATGCGCGTCGCAGGTTCGCGGGCGTCAGCACGTCGGCGACGCCGCCATCGGCCACCACGCCTTCATGGCCGAGCAGCACGAGACGATCGCAGAAGCGGGCCGCGAGATTCAGGTCGTGCATCGCGACGAGCGCAATCGCACCGCGTCGCGTGACCGCATCCCGCATGGCCTCCAGCGCGAGCAACTGCCAGCGCAGGTCGAGCGCGCTCGTCGGCTCGTCCAGCAGGAGCAGCGGCGTGTCGCGCACCAGCACCTGCGCGAGCCCAACCATCTGGCGCTGTCCGCCCGACAGCCGGTCGAGCGGCGTCGTCGCGAGCGCATGCAGGTTCAGCTGCGCGAACACGCGTTCGAGGCGGGCATCCTGCCCGTCGGCCGACAAGCCGCCGCAGGTCGCGCGCAGCGCGCCGCGCACCGCCTCGTAGACGAGCAGCGACGTCGGCTGCGGCAGCGTCTGCGGCAGGTAGCCGACGCGGCGCATGTGGTCGCGGCGCGCGCCGCGCAGCAGGTCGTGCCGGTCGAGCGTCGCGGCGCCGCGCGCGGTGACGAGGCGGGCGAGCGCGCGCAGCAGCGTCGATTTGCCCACGCCGTTCGGGCCAAGCAGCGCGACGGCGCTGCCGGGCGGCACCGGCCGCAGCGACAGCCGCGCGAGGATCGTGCGCGCGCCGTACGCGACGTCGAGCCCGTCGATGCGCAGCGCGTGTGGCAGCTTATCCATCGAGCCTCCTGCGGCGGCTGATCAGCGTCATGAAGAGCGGCACGCCGACGAGCGCGGTGATGATGCCGATCGGCAGCACGACGCCCTCGACGAGCGTCTTGCTGAGCACCGATGCGGCCGACAGCATGATCGCGCCGGCGAGCGCCGCGCCGGGCAGGTAGTGGCGGTGGTCGTCGCCGACGAGCAGCCGCGCGACGTGCGGGCCGACCAGGCCGACGAAGCCGATCGTGCCGACGAACGACAGCGCGGTCGCCGACAGCAGGCTGATGCGCACGAGCGTGACGAGCCGCAGCCGCTCGACCGCGATGCCCATGCTGCGGGCCTGTTCCTCGCCGGCGCGCAGCGCGGTCATCGACGCGACGCCCGGCGCGCTCCACAGCATGCTGGCCGCGAGCACGCACGCGAGGATTGCGATCTTGCTCCAGGTCGCCCGCGCGAGGCTGCCCATGCTCCAGAACACGATCTGCTGGAGCGCGTTCGCATCGGCGATGAACTGCAGCAGCCACAGCAGCGCCTCGAAGCTGAACATCAGGCCGATGCCGAACAGCACGACGGTTTCGGTCGTCGCGCCGTGCCGCCACGCGAGCCAGACGATCAGGAGCGTCGCGGACAGCGCGCAGCCGAACGCGCCGAGCGACAGCGCGAGGTTTTCGTTCCACAGCACGAGGTGCCAGCCGGAGATCACGACCAGCGACGCGCCGACGCTCCCCGCCGCGGCGATGCCGAGCGTGAACGGGCTCGCGAGCGGGTTGTTCAGCACGGTCTGCATCTCGGCGCCGGCGAGCCCGAGCGCCGCGCCGACCAGCACCGCCATCAGCGCGTAGGGCAGGCGCACGTTCCACAGGATCACGCGCTGTTCGAGCGGCAGCCCATCCGGACGGAACAGCCCGGTCACGATATCCGCGACCGGAAACGACGACGGGCCGGTCGCGATGTCGACGACCAGCAGCGCGACGAGCACGCAGGCCAGCATCGCGAGCGCGCCGACGCGCCGCGCGGCGATCGCCCGGTAGCGGACCCGCAGCGAAGCGGACGGGACGGGGGCGGCTGCGCTCATGCGGCATCCTCGCGCTGGACCGGCGCGCACGCGACGCGCACCGCGAGCGCGGCGCTCGGCATCACGACGCCGCCATGATCCTCGCCGTCGATCAGCCTGAACGTCGCGGCGAGCCCCTGGCGGCGGCCCACGCGCTGCACGAAGTCGCGGGCCGAGCTGACCTGCTTGCGCGCCTGTTGCCGGCGCATGCGCTCGGGGTCCGGGTTCGGCGCGCCTTCCTCGAGGCTGCCCGCGGTCACGACGACGCGCAGCGCCGGGTCGAGCGGCGCCGCCTGCGCGGCGAAGCGGTCGGCATACGGCAGCAGCGCGCGCTCGCCCCACCAGATCGACGGGCTCGCGGCGACGTAGCGCCGGAACAGGTGCGGGCGCGTCAGCAGCGCATACAGCGTCAGCAGGCCGCCGTACGAGTGGCCGAACAGCGTCTGCCGGCCGGCGTCGATCGGCCACTGGCGCGCGAGCCACGGCTGCACGTCGTGCTCGATGAAGTCGAGAAAGCGGTCCGCGGCGAGACCCTGTCCGTCCGGCAGCGGCGCGAGCGTGTAGTCGTCGGCGCGCGCCTGCATGTCGTACGGCGCGTCGGTCGGATAGCCGATGCCGATCACGATCGGCGCGGGTTCGCGCGCGGCGTCCGGCCGCGCCGCGCGATTGCGCGCGAGCGGCGCGGCGAGCGGGAACAGCGCGTTGCCGTCGAGCAGGACCAGCACCGGATGCGGCCCGCTCGCCGAGCGCTCGGCCGGCAGCGCGACGAACAGGCGCCGGCTTCGGCCGGCGACCGTCACGTCGAACTGGTGGCTGGCGGGGAGCCGGACGAGCGGCGCGTCGGCGGCGGCCGGCCATGCCGACGCATGCAACACCTTTGATGCGGCGCCGGCGCACGCGCCGCGGGTCGCGAGCGCGCCCGCGAGGCCGGCGAACAGCAGGCCGCGACGCATGGGAAGCACGGGGGAGGGATGCCCGCTCATGTCACGATCCTTCCTGAATCCAGTACTCGCCGTTCAGCGCAACCGGCTGGAAGCGGCGCACCATCGTGTCGAACGTGCGACGCGGATCGAGATCCGCGAACAGGTCCGGATGCAGCCACTTCGCCATCGCCTGCACCGCGACGACATTGAACGGCGAGTTGTAGAAGTGATGCCAGATCGCATACGCGCGACGTTCGCGCACCGCGCGCAGCGGCGCGATCGTCGGGCGCTGGAGCGCGCGGTCGAACGAGCGCACGGCCGCGTCCCGCGACACGCCGGCGCCGAGCGCGATGCGCTGTGGTGCGCTCTGCAGCGTGCGGGCCGAGCCGATCCCGGTGCCGATGTAGAAATCGGGCTGGCGGCTCAGCAGGTATTCCGGGTTCAGCGTGCCGTGCTCGCCCGGCACGCGGCCCTTCGCGACGTTGTCGCCGCCGGCCGCGTCGAGCAGCTTGCCGAGCATGCCCGTCATCGTTTCGCAGCAGTCGCTCGACAGGCCGACGCGGCTTTCGAGGAACACCGTCGGCGCGGCGGGGCGGGCCGTCTTCAGGCGGGTGCGGACGAGGTCGAGCTGTTCCTGCCAGGACGCGTTGAAGTCAGCCGCGCGTTGCGGCGCGCCGAACACCTGGCCGAGCACCGCGATGCTGCGCGGCGTGTTGACGAGCGGATCGTGGCGAAAATCGACGAACACGATCGCGACGCCCGCGGCTTCGAGCCGCGCCAGCGTCTCGCGATCGCGCTCGCCGGGCCCGTGGCCGCCGCCGAGCCCGAAGATCGCGACCTGCGGCCGCAGCGCGAGCGCGCGTTCGTCGCTGAAACTGCCGGCCTGCGAGCGTCCGATGCGCGGGACGTCCTTCAGCCGCGGAAAGCGCTCGAGCCATTGCGCGTAGCTCGCCGGATCGAGCTGCTCGAAGTCGCCCATCATGCCGACGAGGCGGCGCGCCGGATCGCCGGCGTCGACGATCGCGAGCGCGGGCAGCAGCCGTCCTTCGCCGAGCAGCACGCGCTCGACGCGCGCGGGAACCCGCACCTGCCGGCCCGCGAGGTCGGTGACGGTCGTCGTGTCCGCATGCGCGGCGTGCATCAAGAGCCAGCCGCACAGCCAGATGCCGAGCGTGGCCCACATTCCGCTTGTCTTTCTCACGCTACTCCCGATACGATATAAATGAGAACGATTCTCATTTAATTGTAACCGAGAGACGGGGCCGGAGCGGACGCTGTCCGTTTGACCAAACGACTAAATAGTTTGCGCGAGCACCGACCGCGCACGGGGGTATCCGAGATGACTGCATGGGCGCCAGGCGCTTTCCCTTCCGATTGCCATCGACACGACGCGCATATTGCGCGGGTCCGCGAAGTGCGGCCCGGCCTGCGCGTGCACGCGGACGACGCGACCGACGAATTCGACGCGGTGATGTCGGGCCAGTGCACGCCGGGCCTGCATCTCGTGCTGCTGCTGGAAGGGGCGCTCGACGTGTCGTACGGCGACCGGCGCGTGCTGCTGACGACGGACGGCCGCAGCGCGTGCCGCGATGCCGCGGCCCGGCCCAATGCGACCCGATCGAGCGCGGCGCGGCCGCATGTGCGGATGCAGTCGTTCCTGCTCAATGCGCTGCAGCCCGACACGTTCCGCCGACGCCTGAGCAAGGGCGGCTATGCGCGGCGGCTCAGTCTCGCGATGTCCGACGAATGGCTCGCGCATCTGCAGGCCGCGAGCCGCGCGGCATTGCCGGAGCGGCTCGATTCGATGCTGTCCGCGCATCTCGCGATCCGCTTCTGGCAACCGACGCCGCGCGCGACCGCGCTCGCCGAGCAGATCGTGCGGCCGCCGTCCTACCAGCCGATGCTGCAGGCGATCTACCTCGAAAGCCGCGTGCTCGAACTGCTCGCCGAGGCGTTCGCGCCGCTCGAGGCGGAGGCGGCGCAGGCGTCGGATGCGGCGCTCGGCTCGCGCGACTATCGGCGGATGGCGGAGCTGCGCGCGTTTCTCGCGAGCGACGCCGCGCAGGACCTGTCGCTCGACGACATCGCGCGCCACGCCGGGATGAGCGCGAACGCGATGCAGCGCCAGTTCCGCGCCGCATACGGCACGACGGTGTTCGACTTCATTCGCGAGCATCACCTGCAGCGCGCGCGGCTCGCGCTCGAGCGCGACGCGGTGAGCGTCAAGCAGGCCGCGGCGCTCGCCGGCTACACGAGCGCCGCGAATTTCGCGACCGCGTACAAGCGCCGCTTCGGCGTGACGCCGACGCTCGCGCGGCGCAGCGATCGGCGCTGACCGGTGCTGATCGGTGCTGATCGGTGCCGATCCGCATCGCGGCGGCGCTCAAACAAGATCGAAGCTTTCGCAAAGATTTCAGCGTATGACAGGTTCCATAATGCAAATGAGAATCAATCACATTGTGGAGCAGCGAAAGCGTCATCATGTCGAGTCACGTTGCGAAGTTTGCGTTGAAGCCGGCCGTGGTCGCCGGCCTGTATCTGATGGGGGCATCCTGCGCGTGGGCGCAGCAGACGCCTGACAAGCAGGGCGATGCTGCTGCGTCGGCTGCGTCGGCCGCGTCCGGCGACCCGGCGGCGATGAAGGAAATCGTCGTGACGGCGAGCCGCCGCGAGCAGGCGATCAAGGAGGCCCCCGCCAGCATCTCGGTGATCACCCGCGACGAGATCGAGGCGAAGCCCTACACATCGGTCGCCGAGATCGTCGGCAAGGTCGAGGGCGTGAGCGTCGTCGGCGGGTCGCCGAACGATCAGGACATCTCGATTCGCGGAATGCCCGGCGAATACACGCTGTTCCTCGTCGACGGCCGCCGGCAGAACACCCGCGAAACGATGAACCGCGGCACCGCGGGCGTGCAGTCCAACCTGCTGCCGCCGCTTTCCGCGATCGAGCGGATCGAGGTCGTGCGCGGGCCGATGTCGTCGCTGTACGGCGCCGACGCGATGGGCGGCGTGGTCAACGTGATCACGCGCAAGGTGCCGAAGCGCTGGGGCGGCACGCTCACCGCGAGCAGCGTATGGCAGCTCGAGTCGAACCAGGGCGATACGCAGAGCGTCGATTTCTGGCTCGGCGGCCCGCTGAAGTCCGACGTGCTCGGGCTGCAGGCATCCGGGCGCCTGCTGCACCGGGGCGAGGACAGCCTCTACTACCCGGCGAGCGGGGCCAGCGGCGCGAACGGGCAGCGCATCGGCAGCT includes:
- a CDS encoding alpha/beta hydrolase, encoding MSGHPSPVLPMRRGLLFAGLAGALATRGACAGAASKVLHASAWPAAADAPLVRLPASHQFDVTVAGRSRRLFVALPAERSASGPHPVLVLLDGNALFPLAAPLARNRAARPDAAREPAPIVIGIGYPTDAPYDMQARADDYTLAPLPDGQGLAADRFLDFIEHDVQPWLARQWPIDAGRQTLFGHSYGGLLTLYALLTRPHLFRRYVAASPSIWWGERALLPYADRFAAQAAPLDPALRVVVTAGSLEEGAPNPDPERMRRQQARKQVSSARDFVQRVGRRQGLAATFRLIDGEDHGGVVMPSAALAVRVACAPVQREDAA
- a CDS encoding helix-turn-helix transcriptional regulator is translated as MRPGLRVHADDATDEFDAVMSGQCTPGLHLVLLLEGALDVSYGDRRVLLTTDGRSACRDAAARPNATRSSAARPHVRMQSFLLNALQPDTFRRRLSKGGYARRLSLAMSDEWLAHLQAASRAALPERLDSMLSAHLAIRFWQPTPRATALAEQIVRPPSYQPMLQAIYLESRVLELLAEAFAPLEAEAAQASDAALGSRDYRRMAELRAFLASDAAQDLSLDDIARHAGMSANAMQRQFRAAYGTTVFDFIREHHLQRARLALERDAVSVKQAAALAGYTSAANFATAYKRRFGVTPTLARRSDRR
- a CDS encoding ABC transporter ATP-binding protein yields the protein MDKLPHALRIDGLDVAYGARTILARLSLRPVPPGSAVALLGPNGVGKSTLLRALARLVTARGAATLDRHDLLRGARRDHMRRVGYLPQTLPQPTSLLVYEAVRGALRATCGGLSADGQDARLERVFAQLNLHALATTPLDRLSGGQRQMVGLAQVLVRDTPLLLLDEPTSALDLRWQLLALEAMRDAVTRRGAIALVAMHDLNLAARFCDRLVLLGHEGVVADGGVADVLTPANLRRAYRVDARVERTVSGDYVTLAERATSSDARAEVFERVQKTC
- a CDS encoding FecCD family ABC transporter permease; amino-acid sequence: MSAAAPVPSASLRVRYRAIAARRVGALAMLACVLVALLVVDIATGPSSFPVADIVTGLFRPDGLPLEQRVILWNVRLPYALMAVLVGAALGLAGAEMQTVLNNPLASPFTLGIAAAGSVGASLVVISGWHLVLWNENLALSLGAFGCALSATLLIVWLAWRHGATTETVVLFGIGLMFSFEALLWLLQFIADANALQQIVFWSMGSLARATWSKIAILACVLAASMLWSAPGVASMTALRAGEEQARSMGIAVERLRLVTLVRISLLSATALSFVGTIGFVGLVGPHVARLLVGDDHRHYLPGAALAGAIMLSAASVLSKTLVEGVVLPIGIITALVGVPLFMTLISRRRRLDG
- a CDS encoding ABC transporter substrate-binding protein; this translates as MWATLGIWLCGWLLMHAAHADTTTVTDLAGRQVRVPARVERVLLGEGRLLPALAIVDAGDPARRLVGMMGDFEQLDPASYAQWLERFPRLKDVPRIGRSQAGSFSDERALALRPQVAIFGLGGGHGPGERDRETLARLEAAGVAIVFVDFRHDPLVNTPRSIAVLGQVFGAPQRAADFNASWQEQLDLVRTRLKTARPAAPTVFLESRVGLSSDCCETMTGMLGKLLDAAGGDNVAKGRVPGEHGTLNPEYLLSRQPDFYIGTGIGSARTLQSAPQRIALGAGVSRDAAVRSFDRALQRPTIAPLRAVRERRAYAIWHHFYNSPFNVVAVQAMAKWLHPDLFADLDPRRTFDTMVRRFQPVALNGEYWIQEGS